One Miscanthus floridulus cultivar M001 chromosome 11, ASM1932011v1, whole genome shotgun sequence DNA window includes the following coding sequences:
- the LOC136493183 gene encoding CBS domain-containing protein CBSX2, chloroplastic-like — protein MDTRLLVSADATLAAARSRSRPSTSAFQRQTVPGRRASSSCRSVRARSAAAAAPAAGGISGHSNGVYTVGDFMTRRDNLHVVQPTTPVDQALELLVQHKISGLPVVDDDGKLVGVVSDYDLLALDSMSGNGLADTNTNLFPDVDSTWKTFHEIQRLLSKTNGKVIGDVMTSSPLAVRTNTNLDAATRLLLETKYRRLPVVDSMGKLVGMITRGNVVSAALKIKKKTEEGA, from the exons ATGGACACTAGGCTTCTTGTATCCGCGGACGCCACCCTCGCCGCCGCTCGGTCCCGCTCCCGCCCTTCCACGTCCGCGTTCCAGCGCCAGACTGTCCCAGGCCGCCGGGCGTCGTCGTCGTGCAGGTCCGTCCGCGCGCGCTCCGCCGCAGCTGCCGCGCCAGCCGCGGGAGGCATCTCCGGG CATAGCAATGGAGTGTACACGGTTGGTGACTTCATGACAAGAAGGGACAATCTCCATGTTGTCCAACCTACTACACCGGTTGACCAAG CCCTGGAGCTGCTGGTGCAGCACAAGATCTCTGGCTTACCTGTGGTTGACGATGATGGGAAGTTG GTTGGGGTTGTATCAGATTATGATCTATTAGCTTTGGATTCGATGTCAG GAAATGGATTGGCCGATACAAATACAAACTTGTTTCCTGATGTGGATAGTACATGGAAG ACATTCCACGAGATACAGAGACTATTAAGCAAAACTAATGGGAAGGTCATTGGTGATGTAATGACTTCTTCACCTTTAGCGGTGCGTACAAATACTAATCTTGATGCTGCTACAAGGTTGCTACTTGAAACCAAATACCGGAGATTACCTGTAGTTGATAGCATGGGGAAACTA GTTGGGATGATTACAAGGGGAAATGTCGTCAGCGCTGCCCTCAAAATAAAGAAGAAAACTGAAGAaggtgcttga